The genomic interval AGGACATCATGCCCGTTCCCGCCTACCCGGCCTCCGATTTCCCCGATCGTCCGACGGCGATCGTCACCGGCGCCGCCTCCGAGCGCGGCATCGGCCGTGCGACGGCGCACCGGCTCGCGCGCGACGGCTGGGCCGTCGCCGTGCTCGACCTCGACGCTGCCGCGAGCGAGGCCGTCGCCGCCCGGATCTCCGAGGAGACCGGCATGCCCGCGCTCGGTCTCGGGGTCGACATCTCCGACGAGCAGGCCGTGGTCGACGCCGTGGCCCGCATCGACGCGGAGCTCCCGCAGCTCGTCGGGGTGGTCAACAACGCCGGCATCTCCTCGCCGACCCCGTTCACGGAGGTCGGCACCGAGGAGTGGAAGCGGGTGTTCGACGTCAATGTGCACGGCACCTACTTCGTGACCCGCGAGGCGG from Brachybacterium kimchii carries:
- a CDS encoding SDR family NAD(P)-dependent oxidoreductase — encoded protein: MPVPAYPASDFPDRPTAIVTGAASERGIGRATAHRLARDGWAVAVLDLDAAASEAVAARISEETGMPALGLGVDISDEQAVVDAVARIDAELPQLVGVVNNAGISSPTPFTEVGTEEWKRVFDVNVHGTYFVTREAVKVFRRHSLGRIVNVSSASAERGGGVYGRAAYSGSKAALLGMARTWARELGEYGITANCVAPGSIDTDIMGGRLSDERKTFLLQELPVGRVGTVEDVAGGIAYLLGRDGGYLTGVTLDINGGSHIA